Proteins from a single region of Callithrix jacchus isolate 240 chromosome 12, calJac240_pri, whole genome shotgun sequence:
- the VENTX gene encoding homeobox protein VENTX, giving the protein MGGAVFCSTLRHRPPQPPPSRPLLPRGRAAPTAPGLGTRPGGTLGASPVAEGIRPSPPLAGTLGGPRSLRRRALSTEQVRALEGVFRHHHYLGPLERKRLARELQLSEVQVKMWFQNRRMKHKQEVQDAQLNSSFSGSLHVPPARLASGLQLLCPWAPLPRPQALMLPPGSFWGLCQVEQEALASA; this is encoded by the exons ATGGGGGGTGCTGTCTTTTGCTCCACTTTGAGGCACCGCCCACCGCAGCCCCCACCGTCACGGCCTCTGCTCCCACGTGGCAGGGCCGCCCCCACTGCCCCAGGGCTGGGCACCCGCCCCGGGGGCACCCTCGGAGCCAGCCCTGTGGCCGAAGGCATCCGGCCGTCGCCGCCCCTGGCCGGGACCCTCGGCGGACCCCGGTCTCTCCGGAGACGAG CCTTGAGCACCGAGCAGGTCCGTGCCCTGGAGGGCGTCTTCCGGCACCACCATTACCTGGGCCCTCTGGAGCGGAAGAGGCTGGCCAGGGAGTTGCAGCTCTCAGAGGTCCAG GTAAAAATGTGGTTTCAGAATCGCCGGATGAAGCACAAACAGGAGGTGCAGGATGCCCAGCTCAACAGCTCCTTCTCGGGGTCTCTCCATGTGCCCCCGGCTCGCCTGGCCAGTGGCCTGCAGCTGCTGTGCCCCTGGGCACCCCTGCCCAGGCCCCAGGCTCTGATGCTGCCCCCAGGCTCCTTCTGGGGTCTCTGCCAAGTGGAACAAGAGGCCCTGGCCTCTGCCTGA
- the LOC144578813 gene encoding uncharacterized protein LOC144578813, with protein MWLCFPDEAPMPAAPRKAPLHPGKRLSTQESSSPPRKAPLHPGKRLSTQESASPPRKAPLHPGKLLSTQESPSPPRKAPLHPGKLLSTQESASPPRKAPVHPGKLLSTQESSSPPRKAPLHPGKLLSTQESASPPRKAPLHPGKLLSTQESSSPPRKAPLHPGKRLSTQESSSPPRKAPLHPGKRLSTQESSCPPRKAPLHPGKLLSTQESASPPRKAPVHPGKLLSTQESASPPRKAPLHPGKCLSTSPAPSWPLTPGSTRPQLWACAPPTAVTVPPNFLALPTPGGTFYSLLSFLLEGTCFLDGLVQVLSKHLHFGGGWRE; from the exons ATGTGGCTCTGCTTTCCTGATGAGGCCCCCATG CCAGCTGCACCCAGGAAAGCTCCTCTCCACCCAGGAAAGCGCCTCTCCACCCAGGAAAGCTCCTCTCCACCCAGGAAAGCTCCTCTCCACCCAGGAAAGCGCCTCTCCACCCAGGAAAGCGCCTCTCCACCCAGGAAAGCTCCTCTCCACCCAGGAAAGCTCCTCTCCACCCAGGAAAGCCCCTCTCCACCCAGGAAAGCTCCTCTCCACCCAGGAAAGCTCCTCTCCACCCAGGAAAGCGCCTCTCCACCCAGGAAAGCTCCTGTCCACCCAGGAAAGCTCCTCTCCACCCAGGAAAGCTCCTCTCCACCCAGGAAAGCGCCTCTCCACCCAGGAAAGCTCCTCTCCACCCAGGAAAGCGCCTCTCCACCCAGGAAAGCGCCTCTCCACCCAGGAAAGCTCCTGTCCACCCAGGAAAGCTCCTCTCCACCCAGGAAAGCTCCTCTCCACCCAGGAAAGCGCCTCTCCACCCAGGAAAGCTCCTCTCCACCCAGGAAAGCGCCTCTCCACCCAGGAAAGCGCCTCTCCACCCAGGAAAGCTCCTGTCCACCCAGGAAAGCTCCTCTCCACCCAGGAAAGCTCCTCTCCACCCAGGAAAGCGCCTCTCCACCCAGGAAAGCTCCTGTCCACCCAGGAAAGCTCCTCTCCACCCAGGAAAGCGCCTCTCCACCCAGGAAAGCGCCTCTCCACCCAGGAAAGTGCCTCTCCACCTCCCCTGCCCCCTCTTGGCCTCTCACTCCTGGTTCCACCCGTCCTCAGCTCTGGGCCTGCGCTCCTCCAACCGCTGTGACAGTTCCTCCCAATTTCTTGGCACTCCCCACTCCTGGCGGAACGTTTTACTCCTTGCTCTCCTTCCTACTGGAGGGCACATGCTTCCTAGATGGCCTCGTGCAG